From one Solanum lycopersicum chromosome 12, SLM_r2.1 genomic stretch:
- the GABA-TP2 gene encoding gamma aminobutyrate transaminase 2, with protein sequence MAKTNGFMGHDMLAPFTAAWMIDMGPLVIDKAEGSYVYDVNGKKYLDSLSGLWCSVLGGSEPRLIEAANKQLNKLAFYHSFWNRTTKPSLDLAKELINMFTANKMGKVFFTSSGSEANDTQVKLVWYYNNAIGRPNKKKIISRKNAYHGSTYMTAGLSGLPSLHLKFDLPPPYILHTDCPHYWNYHLPGETEEEYSTRLANNLENLILKEGPETVAAFIAEPVMGGAGVIIPPATYFEKIQAVLKKYDILFIADEVICGFGRLGTMFGCDKYNIKPDLVSIAKALSGGYIPIGAVLVSEEISKVIMSQSNQLGVFCHGFTYSGHPVACAVALEALKIYKEKNITEVVNKLSPKFQEGLKAFIDSPIIGEIRGTGLVLSTEFVDNKSPNDPFPPEWGVGTYFGSQCQKHGMLVSFSGDHVNMAPPFTLSLEELDEMISIYGKALKDTEKRVEELKSQKK encoded by the exons ATGGCCAAGACTAATGG ATTTATGGGACATGATATGTTGGCACCATTTACTGCGGCATGGATGATTGATATGGGACCTTTAGTTATAGATAAAGCGGAG GGTTCTTATGTCTATGACGTAAATGGAAAGAAGTACCTTGATTCTTTATCTGGTTTATGGTGCTCAGTATTag GGGGGAGTGAGCCTCGTCTTATTGAAGCTGCAAATAAACAACTCAATAAATTGGCATTTTACCACTCATTTTGGAATCGTACCACAAAGCCTTCTTTG gaTCTTGCAAAGGAGCTCATAAATATGTTTACTGCAAATAAGATGGGAAAAGTTTTTTTCACAAGTAGTGGATCAGAAGCTAATGACACTCag GTGAAGTTGGTGTGGTATTACAACAATGCCATTGGGAGgccaaacaaaaagaaaattatttctcGAAAAAATGC ATACCATGGCTCCACTTATATGACTGCCGGTCTCTCCGG GCTTCCATCACTACATCTAAAATTTGATTTACCACCTCCATATATTCTTCACACTGATTGCCCTCATTATTGGAACTATCACTTGCCag GTGAGACAGAAGAGGAGTACTCAACTAGGTTGGCAAATAATTTGGAAAATCTTATACTCAAAGAGGGTCCTGAAACA GTTGCTGCTTTCATTGCGGAACCAGTCATGGGAGGAGCAGGTGTTATAATTCCTCCAGCTACTTATTTCGAAAAG attcaaGCTGTTTTAAAGAAATATGACATTCTTTTCATCGCGGACGAGGTGATATGTGGATTTGGAAGACTTGGGACAATGTTTGGCTGTGATAAGTACAACATTAAGCCTGATCTTGTCTCTATAGCAAAG GCTCTTTCTGGTGGATATATACCAATTGGTGCTGTGCTTGTAAGTGAAGAAATTTCTAAGGTCATAATGTCTCAAAGCAATCAACTTG GTGTTTTTTGCCATGGATTTACTTATTCTGGACATCCTGTTGCGTGTGCGGTTGCATTGGAAGCACTAAAAATCTATAA ggaaaaaaatattactgaGGTAGTGAATAAATTATCACCAAAGTTTCAAGAAGGTTTGAAAGCATTTATAGACAGTCCAATAATTGGAGAG ataagggGAACTGGTTTAGTACTTTCTACAGAGTTTGTAGATAACAAATCTCCTAATGATCCTTTTCCACCAGAATGGG GTGTTGGTACATATTTTGGATCACAATGTCAAAAGCATGGTATGTTGGTGAGTTTTTCTGGTGATCATGTAAATATGGCCCCTCCATTCACCTTGAGTCTTGAAGAACTTGATGAG atgaTAAGCATATATGGGAAAGCATTGAAGGATACTGAAAAAAGAGTGGAAGAATTGAAGTCTCAGAAGAAGTAA